The Dehalococcoidia bacterium genomic sequence AGCGAGCGCACGGTGGAGTACCACGTCGGCAACATCCTCGGCAAACTGGGCAGCAGCTCCCGCACCCAGATCGCGACCTGGGCCACAGGCCACGGCCTGACCGGCGGTTGACCGCCGCCGGCGCCTCCGCCTCGCGCCCGCGACTCACGCCTTCCGCGCCCCGTACCGCCTCCTGGAAATCCCCGTACCGCCTTCCGCCAGATCCCCGTGCTGGCCACAGGGGCAGGCCGGCGTTGTCTTGGCACACTGCCATCAGCGCCGGTTGAGCATCGAACTTGGGCGAGCCGGCCGTTGAGTTGAAGGGAGGCATCCCACACCGACGACGGAGGAACACGCCATGTACTTCTGCACCGATTGCCATCTGCCGGCCAGCCTCGACGATGCCGTGACGATTTTTCGCGACGGCACCTGCATCTGCCTTGCCTGCCACCGCCGCGATCAGCCGAAAGCCGTGCCCGAGGATGTGCGCCGGGCGGTTGAGGCGCTGCTTGCGGCGCTCGACGCGGCTTAGCCGCTCGGCAAGAAGGAGGACCGAACGATGGCCAGCATCTCCTGATTCAAGCAGCGCGTGCAGAGGCTCTGCGGCGTCGACCTGAACGCGGCGCCGGCGGGACCGCCGTCCGAGCAGATCTTCGACTGATCAGCGTAGGGACCGATCGGCGCCCCGCGATCGGCGGGGGCCGCAACGCCGGCGAGCGATCGCTCGTCGGTGAAACAGGAGGAAGGCGATGCGCGGCTCGATTCAGGACGTGCCGGTGGTGATGGAACTGGATGGAATCGTGATCCGTCAGACCGAGTGTGGCACGATGAACGTCGGCCTGGAGCGGTTTCCCGCGGGCACGGACACGGAGCCGGTCTTCAAAGGGCTACCCGACGACCGCTGCCAGTGCCCGCATTGGGGCTACGTGGTGAAGGGTCGGCTGCGCGTCCGTTACGCCGACCGCGAGGAGACACTCCGCGCGGGCGACGCCTACTACCTGGCGCCCGGTCACCTGCCGATCTTCGATGAGGATACCGAGCTGATCGAGTTCAGCCCGCTGGGCGAGTACCAGAGGACGATGGCGGTCGTGGCGCAGAACGTGGCCGCGGCGCAGCAGGCCGCCGGAGCGCCGTCGTAGCCGCCGGGTACGGCAGCAACTGCGGCGGGCAGATCGTGAGAGGTGGGAGATGGACGCGGTAACCGCACAGGAACTCAGCACGAAGTTAATCCAGTTCCTCGAAACCGGCGACCCGCCGGAGGATCTGTTTGCACCCGACGTGTTCTGCGACTTTACCTCGCCCTCGTGGCGCCTGCAGGCGCAGGGCAGAGACGCCGTCGTCCGGCTGCGCCGGTCTGGTCACCCATCCTCCGGCCGCGTGCCGCGGCACCGGGTCGATCCCACGCCGGCAGGGTTCGTCCTCGAAGTCGAAGAGCAGTGGCGCGACCGCGGCCAGGACTGGTACTGCCGCGAGCTGTTTCGCGCCGACATCCAGGACGGCTGCATCACCGAGCTCAGCGTCTACTGCACCGGCGACTGGGACGCCGCCCAGCGGGCCCGCCACCGGCGCGAAGTGAAACTGCTGCGGCCTTGAGCCTGAGCCACGGCCGCGCTCCAGCGCGGCGCCGCACCAGGCAACTGGCCGCTTCCAACCTCCGCACCTTTACGCCACCCCGAAATCGCCGGCCCAGCTGCGCGACGTCGGTTCGGCACGCCGCATCACCCGAAGGAGACAGCATGAACCGGCTACTAGGGCGTGTCTGGTGAATCACTTGGGGAGCCACAGCAGTAATGCGGCAATCACCACCATGGCGCGGTAGTTCCAGCCTCGCTTGTCGTAGCGGGTGGCCAGGGCGCGGAACTGCTTCAGCCGGTTGTGGCAGCACTCCACGACGTTGCGTCGCCGGTACGTCTCGCGGTCGAACGCCGGCTTGCGCCCTGG encodes the following:
- a CDS encoding cupin domain-containing protein; this translates as MRGSIQDVPVVMELDGIVIRQTECGTMNVGLERFPAGTDTEPVFKGLPDDRCQCPHWGYVVKGRLRVRYADREETLRAGDAYYLAPGHLPIFDEDTELIEFSPLGEYQRTMAVVAQNVAAAQQAAGAPS
- a CDS encoding cytochrome c3 family protein; this encodes MYFCTDCHLPASLDDAVTIFRDGTCICLACHRRDQPKAVPEDVRRAVEALLAALDAA